From Carassius auratus strain Wakin chromosome 9, ASM336829v1, whole genome shotgun sequence:
TTGTAGTCCTTCGGCCACCTTCTTTTTTAATCTCCTCTTAAAACACTTGACTGATACACACGCAGTTTTGCATGTGCTTCTGAAACTTCTCTTTTGGCTAAGTGGCAAGAGCCATATGAAGTGCTTAGAAAATGGACTACTAACTATGAGATCTCTCTACCTAACCGTAAAAAAAAGTCTTGGGTTTTCCAAATTAATCTTTTGAGGCCTTGGAATGAAAAATGTTCTTGGTCTGAGCAGTTGTGGGCAAGGAAAGTAGAGGATGAAGAGAAATTAGAGGAACAATATTTTCCTGTTAAttcaatttcaacttttttttttactatgaacTTTGAATGTCGGTTATTCAGTGAGGTGTGCCAGCAGCTGGGGGTGAAGAAAACAACCACtcccctccaccctcaaagtgaTGGACTGGTTGAGCGGTTCAACAGCACCCTGGCCCCCAACTTGCCATCTTGAGCAGTCAGCACCAGAGAGACTGGGACCAGCATCTGCCCCTGGTCCTGTGGGCATATAGGACAGCAGTGCAGGAGTCAAGTCAGTGCACACCGGAGGCGCTGATGTTTGGGAGGGAGATCCGTAGGCTTGTTGACTTGGTGTCCGGGTCGCCCCTCGAGCCGGAGATTGCTGGTGGACCAGAACTGGACTACTTCCGATTTGAAGGAGCATCAGAGCATGGTCAATCAACTGGTCAGGGAGGCCCTAGAGGACGGTGGAGCCCTCCAGAAGCGGGCGTATGATACCCGGGCCCACGGGCCTACTCTTAGGCCAGGGGACAGAGTGTGGGTGTTCTGCTCCCAGAGAAAGTGGGGGTTGTCACCAAAACTGACTCATCATTGGCAGGGACCTGAGGAAATTCTAGATCAAATTTCAGAGGTGGTCTTCTGGATCAGAATTCCTGGACGGGGTAGACGATTGGTGCTTCACAAGGATCGGTTGGCACCGTAACACCCACTAGCCCCAGAACAAGAGAATTGAGGAAGCCAGTTCGGCTCCCCACCATCCACTCCCACTGCCGAGATGGACAATAATGGACTCAGGGCTTAGCCTGGCGCTGGGGGAAAAACATCAGGGAGGCCAAAGCGTGTTCAATGCCGGCCAGgacatttgttatattttgttgtgGGAGACTAGGGTTGTGGGGACAATAACTATACTGGGGGGTTATGTAATGACCTGGTAGTCAGCACTAGCAGAcaggtgcattatgggtatttGTTTAGAGTTAATTTATGTGTTATTTAAGCCAAATGGTTGGGTTTTTGCATTagcaatgttttgtgtgtttatgttcagTTCATTTGGGTTAATTTACTGCCTTGTTATATAAAAGGGTGACTGTTACTGTCATGGAGAGAGATGTGTAGGGGAGTGACTGGCGATATGGCCTCAGACCTTATCTCTAATTTCTTAGTTCTAATGCTGGgttcagaaaaaaagagaaagaagaccgTACTGGCTAGTTTTGTCAATGATTCTGTTCACACAGACACTCATGGTCATGCGGTGTATGGGAGGCGAGTGCTCGCTCTGTATGCCAggcaaagtaaatgtaaaagatATCATCTAAAAACATCTCTCTCTTTGGAGGTGTGGTTTGATTGTACaatagaaagaaaaagagaaaaggtgTTCACATGAAAACCAGAAAGGccaacaaaactttatttttgctaGTAGCGATCCATGACAATCACTGATAATAGAGATAACATTATTTGTTCAAGTCAACATTGTACAGCACTAAATGTACTCccatttaaaaattcaaatgagGCTTGGTTGGTTTCAATACgtgtatttttaacaaaatggAAAGTATGTCTAGTCTAGGTCATCTTAAAAGTTCAAAAGCAAAAGGTTTTACTTCATTTCAAATCAATTCTGAAGAAagacaaatattaatattcatgaaagcTAAAATATTAAATTCCAATGTTGTAGTGAGGGTGTTCAAAATGACAATTTGGCAACAATTTAAGTCTAACAAAAAATTGGTTGCATTATATGATACAAAGTTTTTATGCCTGATAAGCAAGGCAATAAGCACTAAATAGTGCTTATTGTGTTGTGTTGACAACTTTACTTAAAAAACTAAACGTTTCAACTTAAAAAAGTTGTTAGTGCTACCTTAACATTTTAGATTTATAGTCAGCTCAAATATCCCCGTTGTCAAATAGCACAGCTTTACATTTCAAGTTgcctcaactttttttttttttttttttttaagttgaatgaactttttttttttttacagtgtaggaatgcatttgtaaaaaagaTTGACTCTCTTAATCAAGCAGttcaagtaaataataataataataataataataataataatgataataataataacttttttacaTAGCTTATTTCATGTTTGAAAAAACATATTTGCTGAACATGTTTacagtttattatttataaattttatatagaGATCTCCGTTTTGGGTGAATATTTCCCACCTGCCCTTACAGACGTTGTCATTGGCCTGTCACACGGAAGCCTGTTAATGCCTCAAAATAAAAGAAGGACACATTATGAACTGTTATATATGAAGTGTCATTTGATAAATAttctcttttgtttatttatttaccagtTTGAGTTGTAAATAGTTTTGGATGTAAGATAAATTTAGGTTTTATGACTCAACATCAACTCACTGCACTGTTCTTTAGAATCTTCTAGATGATTGGCACTGCAGGAACACCACAGTGTCTCTGTGAAacatcacaatattattatttgttctaaAGGTAATCTAGTTGTTCAGTTTCCCTAAGGAAACATAAAAGGCCTGCTCTTAACTGGATTAATCCCTGACATGGTATCCTGTGTGAAACAAACGACAAACCTAACCGTTTTTACCTTTTACTGTCTTTAAATGATTGCCACATATACCCATAACACTTGAaattacagaattaaaatttaGTACACTGATGAAAGCAAACTTAAAAGTCCCCTGAGTCACTCCAACAAATAGTGTAGCTGGTTCCTTCAGACAGCTTGCTAAAATAATAGCATTGCTGTTCACTTACTGATAATATAACATGTGCTTTATAGAATTGTTAACTAGCCTGTTTGCCAgctatttattacaaatatgaaACTAGTTTACATGACAGGATGAACATATTTACAACAGAAACCAACTGCAAACTACAAAATATTtatgaacatttttttatttcagaataaCACATGTAAAGATAAGATcagaaaatgtatgtaaatgtagtACAATGAAAGTAACTGTGGAGCAGGATGACTGTATGTGATCTCACAGGTATTTAGCACAAACATAACCCTGTTTGGTTAAACAGGTTCCATCGTTCCAACCGCTACCTATGAGGtgaaacaattaaaaacagtATGTCATTCTCATCATTATTGTCATGTTAGaatcaaaataaaattgaatgtttCAGACATGtttgacaaatcaaccatttcaTGTTACTGGTTGATGTGAAATATGAttgcaaataattattgtaaataaaaaaacacacagcaTTCTTACTTTCATAGTTCAAGTCCCCACAGTCCTCACTGTCATGGTCAGGTTGTCCAGGGGCCCAGTGGGTGTAGTCAAACGTAGTTCCATCAGTCCACAACCACTGTCCTTCCTAAAGAGCAAATTCGCTTATTATAAGAGTGCTTTACTGTACTCAGACCTCATTTAGAAGGTCATTTAGATTGGCTTTGAAGAAGTCAAATCAACTTCATTACAAACATTTGAGATTTCAGACAAACATACAAACTAGACAAAGCAAAACACTGCACAACTTTACTCACTTCTTCACCATCATGAGCTCCAAACCAACAATGTGTGGAAGAAGAAGGCAACAGACTCAGCAGAAAATCATGTTCTATTTTACTGTGCACAGACGCAAGATTTGCATCCAGACTTTGGCAGTTCTTCTAAAGACatagattttttaattgttaatacaaaatagttttttttagcaaaaagcattttaaaacaacattttagttttaacaTATCATTTGCTCAGTGATAGTTTTCTGtcaaatttatttacaaaaaggaattattatttattttagaaatcacCTTGTAACTAACAATTTACCTCTGCTGTGACCCAGCTGACCCCCTGAGAGAAGAACTTGTAGCATAGAACTCCAAGATTTTTCCATCCAAAGGGGCATTTTTTAACTGCATTAACTATCCggtaaataaacatataaaaaaataataatattatgatcagtattagtagtagtagtagccctttattgtcactataagttgtttgaatattatatttgtcagaaaagcttttaaaattaattaacgtggtttttacaaataaatatatttgttacctTCTTCATTCTCCATGGAGAACACAATTAAAAGAAGCAGAAGACTTCTCAGCATTGGCATGACGgaactgaaaaataaaagttaagcatttaaaattaaaagtatgtATTATACCTCACATTATGGACtgtcaatgtattttaaaagcaaaGTCAAAGGGTTATTCAGTAGGTCTCTGTGCCAGAACTCACATTGGTTTTAAGATTGTTGCCTTCAGAATCTCAAGAGGAAGATGTAGTGAAGTTCCAGAAAGAGCCTGAAAGATTTCTGTGCTCTTCTCTGTACCTCCCAATGTGTGTGACTATTGCATCATGATCATAATACAAGTTGTTTTGGTAACCATACATCTCCCTCTTTCCTCTACTAATGCTGAGCTGAAAGTTTCACTTCCTTTATTAGGCTATCTATAAATAATAACGGACTTAGTGGGGCTAGGGACCCCTGGGCTTGATGTTATGTGTGGGCCCTATACCTATACATTACAAATGCCCTCAAGTAAACCATCATTGTTGAGTAActcaaaatacacaaacatatgctTTAGGTAAATAGTACAAATAATATGCAACATGTCTAGGCTATAGtcaaagtttaaatgtaatattaaatattcattataatataataaacaggtTGTGCTCTCACTGTTGATAGATCAAaaccctgaaaaaataaaacaaaaacgaaaCAGGAGATGTAAGCTTATCAGTATTATaaaagttattgtcatatatGTGCCCTCTTATGTCAGGTTCTTATTTAAACCACAAATTCAATCAAATAAAAAGACATACTGGCTATCAACAATCAACTGATTTTGTTCTTTTTGATCTGTTTGTTCTATTTTCTTTCTGACAGAGCAAAATAGAGTTTTGATACTCTATCTAACTTTGATACTACTCAATCAAATTCTGCAAGCTGGCAACAGAGTGCAAATGGAACGAGGAGGCACAGTGGGATATGTTTCTGCATGGGCCGTGTTCAGAGAGAGATTTATATGGTGGATTAACCTCCTAGACATAATGGATAAATTGACTTGGTTCTATGGTTTGATGCCAGCATTGATTAGTTGGAGCAACTTGCTTGATCCATACTCACTCCCAGAAGCACTGGAGTCGATCATGAGCCTATGCAGTTGGGAAGAGCTCGGCTGTgccgggaggagagagagaggcggaggtCCCATGGACTCTGCTTTTACTGTGTTGGCTCTGAACATTTCTTACACTCTTGCCTGGTAAAAGAGCAAATCTGGTCGTAAggttgaggctactatcgggtgggatctccgcctgGAAGTCCTCATCATCTACTCTCCTTCCAGTGAGACTGAGATGGGCCAACAACACCAACCCCTGTCAGGAACTCCTGGACTCCAGAGCTTAAGGTAATTTTATGGACTCCCATCTCACACACCAGCTAAAACTTCCCATCACGCCTCTCTCCCACCAGATCACCATCAAAGCTCTAAATGGTTAAGAACTCCCCAACATTAATTAAGATATTTAGGCAACTTTAAGCAATCACACCGAGACTATTCCATAGAGTGTTAGgccagggttattcaaatcttgccctggagggcaaATGCAGTGCAGAGTTTATGTCTaaccctagtcaaacacacctgagcatgcttaTCAGtgtttttgggatcattagaaaaaatcacaggcaggttACTTtgtttagggttggagctaaactctgcactgCATTGGCCCtac
This genomic window contains:
- the LOC113109306 gene encoding galactose-specific lectin nattectin-like, with amino-acid sequence MPMLRSLLLLLIVFSMENEEVNAVKKCPFGWKNLGVLCYKFFSQGVSWVTAEKNCQSLDANLASVHSKIEHDFLLSLLPSSSTHCWFGAHDGEEEGQWLWTDGTTFDYTHWAPGQPDHDSEDCGDLNYESSGWNDGTCLTKQGYVCAKYL